A part of Euzebya rosea genomic DNA contains:
- a CDS encoding T3SS (YopN, CesT) and YbjN peptide-binding chaperone 1 produces the protein MPPVDLHLDVDELVDVAQRVSTFCDDDEGWPLGHVLLTSHAGRRRWIGGSSNVYVMLDTVEGGPMPRALLSPRLLPMPSLVSELEVDSVRLSLPAPDEDGLCTGAVELTVGPMRVVQPAGVGFYPDVADTLRTDTHARARTSTVALLAVVEQIRTVPGGLELGPDYPPPLAWFIAESGRVGVRVDWPGVGRAEAFVDAEVEGAARMTVPLGVLERLLQTATDPEIELFLPIQEASWLVMRQAGWTGGVARFRPFPTTSELQTRLQLWLEDDFGQGDAGPDADGDLPMRFEEQRLFLRVADGEPPVVQVFAVLGEGEEDDGLLLNTINGLNADVRHARVFITGGQILVETDLGHDLSVADLREGARRIADLARMLPSVLAIRQQRLL, from the coding sequence ATGCCTCCCGTTGACCTGCACCTGGACGTCGACGAGCTCGTGGACGTCGCGCAGCGGGTGTCGACCTTCTGCGACGACGACGAGGGCTGGCCGCTCGGCCACGTGCTGCTGACCTCCCACGCCGGCCGGCGTCGGTGGATCGGCGGCAGCAGCAACGTCTACGTGATGCTCGACACGGTCGAGGGCGGGCCGATGCCGAGGGCGCTGCTGTCCCCTCGCCTGCTGCCCATGCCGTCGTTGGTCAGCGAGCTGGAGGTCGACAGCGTGCGGCTGTCGCTGCCCGCTCCGGACGAGGACGGCCTGTGCACCGGCGCGGTGGAGCTGACGGTCGGGCCGATGCGCGTCGTCCAGCCGGCGGGTGTCGGCTTCTACCCCGACGTCGCCGACACGCTCCGCACCGACACCCACGCCCGGGCCAGGACCTCCACCGTCGCGCTGCTGGCCGTGGTCGAGCAGATCCGCACGGTGCCCGGCGGCCTGGAGCTCGGCCCCGACTACCCGCCGCCGCTGGCCTGGTTCATCGCCGAGTCCGGTCGGGTGGGGGTCCGGGTCGACTGGCCGGGCGTCGGCCGGGCCGAGGCGTTCGTGGACGCCGAGGTCGAGGGAGCCGCACGCATGACCGTGCCGCTGGGGGTGCTCGAACGGCTGCTGCAGACGGCCACGGATCCCGAGATCGAGCTGTTCCTGCCGATCCAGGAGGCCAGCTGGTTGGTCATGCGCCAAGCCGGCTGGACGGGCGGCGTGGCGCGGTTCCGCCCCTTCCCCACCACCTCCGAGCTGCAGACCCGCCTGCAGCTCTGGCTGGAGGACGACTTCGGCCAGGGCGACGCGGGCCCCGACGCCGACGGTGACCTGCCGATGCGGTTCGAGGAGCAGCGGCTGTTCCTGCGGGTGGCCGACGGCGAACCCCCGGTGGTCCAGGTCTTCGCGGTCCTCGGCGAGGGCGAGGAGGACGACGGCCTGCTGCTGAACACCATCAACGGGCTGAACGCCGACGTCCGGCATGCACGGGTGTTCATCACCGGCGGGCAGATCCTGGTCGAGACCGACCTCGGCCACGACCTCAGCGTGGCCGACCTCCGCGAGGGCGCCCGCCGCATCGCCGACCTGGCACGCATGTTGCCCAGCGTCCTCGCGATCCGCCAGCAGCGCCTCCTCTGA
- a CDS encoding class I SAM-dependent methyltransferase, which produces MSTQADAHVDKVRRNYDDRVAQWQTIYSGQTFHDHVIQRRMDRCLEAVDHLGPVDEAPGRALDVGCGAGQMALAMAERGYDVSAVDISEGMVEATTATFAEAGRTADIRTADMRDLPYEDDTFDWVSGLGAIEYLTDPGEAVEEYARVTRPGGHVVVTSPNPYRIAFALDPIGVAMGVFGPPPTGYPRQYISRSQLEGYARRAGLETVGILGHGVGPLQVAKKPLLPPRVSMRLSHAAETHLPLSWLSRIGANLILVARKPA; this is translated from the coding sequence GTGAGCACCCAAGCCGACGCACACGTCGACAAGGTCCGTCGGAACTACGACGACCGTGTCGCTCAGTGGCAGACGATCTACTCCGGCCAGACCTTCCACGACCACGTCATCCAGCGACGCATGGACCGTTGCCTGGAAGCCGTCGATCACCTCGGTCCGGTCGACGAGGCGCCCGGGCGCGCCCTCGACGTCGGCTGCGGTGCCGGCCAGATGGCGCTTGCCATGGCCGAACGCGGCTACGACGTCAGCGCCGTCGACATCTCCGAGGGCATGGTCGAGGCCACCACGGCGACCTTCGCCGAGGCCGGCCGGACCGCCGACATCCGCACCGCGGACATGCGCGACCTGCCCTACGAGGACGACACCTTCGACTGGGTCTCGGGCCTGGGTGCCATCGAGTACCTGACCGACCCCGGTGAGGCGGTCGAGGAGTACGCACGGGTGACCCGTCCGGGCGGCCACGTCGTCGTGACCTCCCCCAACCCGTACCGGATCGCGTTCGCGCTGGACCCCATCGGCGTGGCCATGGGTGTGTTCGGCCCGCCACCGACGGGGTACCCGCGGCAGTACATCTCGCGGAGCCAGCTCGAGGGCTACGCCCGGCGTGCCGGACTCGAGACGGTCGGGATCCTCGGCCACGGGGTCGGCCCGCTGCAGGTCGCCAAGAAGCCACTGCTGCCCCCACGCGTGTCCATGCGCCTGAGCCACGCGGCGGAGACGCACCTCCCCCTCTCGTGGCTGTCGCGGATCGGGGCCAACCTGATCCTCGTGGCTCGCAAGCCCGCCTGA
- a CDS encoding GNAT family N-acetyltransferase, translated as MDAPAPPGLRLRDATPEDRDAVCALLAEAAAQTAGEAHHAPPVLADPAAHDWLYWDNPWGPPANVLWEQDGEIVAHAGMYRLPGLVEGHEVRVGRTAHAVTTRAYRGRGLFGSLARRQRQHLGRDVDLLVALPTAAAVPGLEGAGVTQRDRAQRWFRPIDDDFRDLGRVPRPLAATMTRVAFGPRPLGTGQPMEGIPDGLDDLARSAQDDGPLCDATWWRWRFLDNPVHTYDRYVATDGHGRITAAIAVRPDRYFGAEFLQILHWQAIDADHAAGVLGTALEASSSAVAATLLATEGSQVAEWARRCGLRRLPSLIDDTSGHISIASDPSAGAVVPGRHWSISLAAHHDR; from the coding sequence ATGGACGCCCCCGCTCCACCAGGACTCCGACTGCGAGACGCAACGCCGGAGGATCGCGATGCCGTCTGCGCCCTGCTGGCCGAGGCCGCGGCGCAGACCGCAGGCGAGGCCCACCATGCCCCGCCGGTGCTTGCCGACCCGGCCGCACACGACTGGCTGTACTGGGACAACCCGTGGGGGCCGCCGGCCAACGTGCTGTGGGAGCAGGACGGCGAGATCGTCGCCCACGCGGGGATGTACCGGCTTCCCGGCCTCGTCGAGGGGCACGAGGTCCGCGTCGGACGGACCGCCCACGCGGTGACGACCCGGGCCTACCGGGGTCGCGGCCTGTTCGGCAGCCTTGCCCGCCGCCAGCGGCAACACCTCGGTCGCGACGTCGACCTGCTCGTGGCGCTGCCCACCGCCGCCGCCGTACCCGGGCTGGAGGGCGCCGGCGTCACCCAGCGGGACCGCGCCCAGCGCTGGTTCCGTCCGATCGACGACGACTTCCGCGACCTGGGCCGGGTCCCCCGACCGCTCGCGGCCACGATGACCCGTGTGGCCTTCGGGCCCCGTCCGCTGGGCACCGGCCAGCCGATGGAGGGCATCCCGGACGGCCTCGACGACCTCGCCCGGTCGGCGCAGGACGACGGTCCGCTGTGCGACGCCACGTGGTGGCGCTGGCGCTTCCTGGACAACCCCGTCCACACCTACGACCGGTACGTCGCCACGGACGGCCACGGCAGGATCACCGCCGCCATCGCCGTGCGGCCCGACCGGTACTTCGGGGCCGAGTTCCTCCAGATCCTGCACTGGCAGGCCATCGACGCCGACCACGCCGCCGGGGTCCTCGGCACGGCGCTGGAGGCCTCCAGCAGCGCCGTCGCCGCGACCCTCCTTGCCACCGAGGGCAGCCAGGTCGCCGAGTGGGCCCGCCGCTGCGGACTGCGTCGGCTGCCCAGCCTGATCGACGACACCTCGGGCCACATCAGCATCGCCAGCGACCCCTCGGCCGGCGCCGTCGTGCCCGGTCGCCACTGGAGCATCTCGCTGGCCGCCCACCACGACCGCTGA
- a CDS encoding FAD-binding oxidoreductase, translating to MPAAGPTPGGDGLLEALQDVVGHAHVLTDDHATAGYRLDWTGRFGGPTRAVVRPADTDQVAATLRICSDAGVPVVPQGGNTGLVGGGVPRDGELVLSLRRLDTVGPVDPHTPSITVGAGVTAAAVQQAVAGHGLALGVDLAARDSATIGGMVATNAGGIHVVAHGSMRQQVLGVEAVLSDGTVVRHMAGLVKDNAGPDLGQLLTGSEGILAVITSVILRLVPRPTRTTVAVIGCATVDDALELLAGVRRARPLAVEVMRGAGVAMVAQHTGTSVPIDPVPPWLVLVEVEGAGDDGGDDAGSAQLVDAVGDRPTALAQDAADARRLWQLRERHTEAINARGVPIKLDVTVPLGRLTAFLDRLDAIVPAAVCFGHLAEGNLHVNLLGEEATAANEVAVLRLVAEHRGSIASEHGVGVAKVAHLHLTRTAEEVEALRRIRRALDPAGILNPGVVLPVSRSGR from the coding sequence ATGCCGGCGGCCGGCCCGACGCCAGGCGGGGACGGCCTCCTCGAGGCCCTGCAGGACGTGGTCGGCCACGCCCACGTCCTGACCGACGACCACGCCACGGCCGGCTATCGCCTCGACTGGACCGGCCGGTTCGGCGGCCCCACCCGCGCGGTCGTCCGGCCTGCCGACACCGATCAGGTCGCCGCGACGCTGCGCATCTGCAGTGATGCGGGGGTCCCGGTCGTGCCCCAGGGCGGCAACACCGGACTCGTCGGCGGCGGTGTGCCACGCGATGGTGAGCTGGTCCTGTCGCTGCGTCGCCTCGACACCGTCGGTCCGGTCGACCCCCACACCCCGTCGATCACCGTGGGCGCAGGGGTCACCGCCGCCGCGGTCCAGCAGGCCGTCGCTGGCCACGGCCTGGCCCTCGGGGTGGACCTCGCGGCCCGCGACAGCGCCACGATCGGGGGGATGGTGGCCACCAACGCCGGCGGGATCCACGTCGTCGCCCACGGCTCGATGCGCCAGCAGGTCCTGGGTGTGGAAGCCGTGCTGTCCGACGGCACCGTCGTGCGGCACATGGCCGGGCTGGTCAAGGACAACGCCGGGCCCGACCTGGGACAGCTGCTGACGGGCAGCGAGGGCATCCTGGCCGTCATCACGTCGGTGATCCTGCGCCTGGTCCCCCGACCCACCCGCACCACCGTCGCCGTCATCGGCTGCGCCACCGTCGACGACGCCCTCGAGCTGCTGGCGGGGGTCAGGCGTGCCCGTCCGCTGGCGGTGGAGGTCATGCGGGGAGCCGGCGTCGCGATGGTCGCCCAGCACACCGGTACGTCCGTCCCGATCGATCCGGTTCCCCCGTGGCTGGTGCTGGTCGAGGTCGAGGGAGCAGGGGACGACGGCGGGGACGATGCCGGATCGGCGCAGCTGGTCGATGCGGTCGGCGATCGACCGACGGCGCTGGCGCAGGACGCCGCCGACGCCCGCCGGCTCTGGCAGCTGCGCGAGCGCCACACCGAGGCCATCAACGCACGGGGGGTGCCGATCAAGCTCGACGTCACCGTCCCGCTGGGCCGCTTGACGGCCTTCCTGGACCGTCTCGACGCGATCGTTCCCGCCGCCGTCTGCTTCGGCCACCTCGCCGAGGGCAACCTGCACGTGAACCTGCTGGGCGAGGAGGCAACGGCCGCCAACGAGGTTGCGGTGCTGCGTCTGGTGGCCGAGCACCGCGGCTCCATCGCGTCCGAACACGGGGTCGGGGTGGCCAAGGTCGCCCACCTGCACCTGACCCGGACCGCCGAGGAGGTCGAGGCCCTGCGCCGGATCCGCCGGGCGCTGGACCCGGCCGGCATCCTCAACCCTGGGGTGGTCCTGCCGGTGTCACGTTCCGGTCGCTGA
- a CDS encoding sensor histidine kinase translates to MSPADQPTPSTVRSSRTSAVVAGVVGLIVVVGIASALGKPAADTIELIMIAGGAALITGALGGLALHLLRGRSFSAQVVVVALTSTAAVTAGSLAAGNAMFLETRDLQTLAVVVPVGAVVAIVAALLLGERVGAASRSLGEAARRLGDLEHALDPEEHGVMPESMIREFARLAEQLEATRHELEMSREREQATDRARRELVSWVSHDLRTPLAGIRAITELLEDDIVDDPEEIRGYYGTLRREADKLSALVGDLFEVSKIEAGALRLDYTDVNLGDLVSDTLAAAIPVAEQRHIRVYGRVADPEASIEASLPEVSRVLRNLVSNAIRESADGGAVLVEAGIDTAWEQDCGFLAVQDTCGGIPQDVIDRVFDASYRGESARTPRHDGGAGLGLAIAKGFVEAHGGTISVGNVADGCRFYVRLPARRPDAEQPPAPEHPMPPIPLGQPAPPLSDRNVTPAGPPQG, encoded by the coding sequence ATGAGTCCCGCCGACCAGCCGACGCCGAGCACGGTCAGGAGCTCTCGCACGTCGGCGGTCGTCGCCGGTGTCGTCGGCCTGATCGTCGTGGTCGGCATCGCCTCGGCGCTGGGCAAGCCCGCCGCCGACACGATCGAGCTGATCATGATCGCGGGAGGGGCCGCGCTCATCACCGGGGCACTCGGAGGACTGGCACTGCACCTGCTCCGCGGGCGCTCGTTCTCCGCCCAGGTCGTGGTCGTGGCGCTCACCTCGACCGCCGCGGTCACCGCCGGGTCGTTGGCGGCCGGCAACGCGATGTTCCTGGAGACCCGTGACCTGCAGACCCTCGCCGTCGTCGTGCCGGTGGGGGCGGTCGTCGCGATCGTCGCTGCCCTCCTGCTGGGCGAACGCGTCGGGGCGGCCAGCCGATCCCTCGGCGAGGCAGCCCGACGCCTCGGCGACCTCGAGCACGCCCTGGACCCCGAGGAACACGGCGTCATGCCGGAGTCGATGATCCGCGAGTTCGCCCGGCTCGCCGAGCAGCTGGAGGCCACCCGGCACGAGCTGGAGATGTCCCGCGAACGCGAGCAGGCCACCGACCGGGCACGTCGCGAGCTGGTGAGCTGGGTGTCCCACGACCTGCGCACGCCGCTGGCGGGCATCCGTGCCATCACCGAGCTGCTCGAGGACGACATCGTCGACGACCCCGAGGAGATCCGCGGCTACTACGGCACGCTCCGCCGCGAGGCCGACAAGCTCTCGGCCCTCGTCGGTGACCTGTTCGAGGTCTCCAAGATCGAAGCCGGCGCGCTGCGCCTGGACTACACCGACGTCAACCTGGGTGACCTCGTGAGCGACACCCTGGCCGCCGCGATCCCCGTCGCCGAGCAGCGACACATCCGGGTGTACGGGCGGGTCGCGGACCCCGAGGCCAGCATCGAGGCGTCGCTGCCGGAGGTCTCCCGGGTGCTGCGCAACCTCGTCTCCAACGCCATCCGCGAGTCAGCCGACGGCGGTGCGGTCCTCGTCGAGGCCGGCATCGACACGGCCTGGGAACAGGACTGCGGCTTCCTGGCCGTCCAGGACACCTGCGGCGGCATCCCCCAGGACGTCATCGACCGGGTCTTCGACGCGTCCTACCGGGGTGAGTCCGCCCGCACGCCCCGACACGACGGCGGGGCCGGGCTCGGGCTGGCGATCGCCAAGGGCTTCGTCGAAGCGCACGGCGGGACGATCAGCGTCGGCAACGTGGCCGACGGCTGCCGTTTCTACGTCCGCTTGCCTGCCCGTCGGCCCGACGCCGAGCAGCCGCCCGCCCCCGAGCACCCCATGCCGCCGATCCCGCTCGGCCAGCCCGCGCCCCCGCTCAGCGACCGGAACGTGACACCGGCAGGACCACCCCAGGGTTGA
- a CDS encoding response regulator transcription factor, giving the protein MNASTHAPSDSSASILVVEDDKTVAEVVSRYLVREGFAVEHVADGGVALARVQDRMPDLIVLDLMLPGVDGREVCRRVRAVSDVPIIMLTALGETGDRIAGLELGADDYLAKPFSPRELVARVKNVLKRSGSGDGRSDNSSQLEVGGIRLDRKSREVEIEGRSVDLTQREFDLLAFLMEHPKEVFRREVLLEHVWGYTFGDTSTVTVHVRRLREKIEPDPSNPTFVQTVWGVGYKFGP; this is encoded by the coding sequence ATGAACGCATCGACTCACGCGCCGTCCGACTCCTCCGCCAGCATCCTCGTCGTCGAGGACGACAAGACCGTGGCCGAGGTGGTCTCGCGCTACCTCGTGCGTGAGGGGTTCGCGGTGGAGCACGTGGCCGACGGCGGTGTGGCGCTGGCCCGTGTGCAGGACCGCATGCCGGACCTGATCGTGCTGGACCTGATGCTGCCCGGCGTGGACGGTCGTGAGGTCTGTCGCCGGGTCCGTGCGGTCAGCGACGTGCCGATCATCATGCTGACCGCCCTGGGCGAGACCGGTGACCGGATCGCCGGGCTCGAGCTCGGGGCCGACGACTACCTGGCCAAGCCGTTCAGCCCCCGTGAGCTCGTCGCTCGGGTGAAGAACGTGCTGAAGCGGTCGGGCAGCGGTGACGGTCGGTCCGACAACAGCTCGCAGCTGGAGGTCGGTGGCATCCGCCTGGACCGCAAGTCCCGCGAGGTCGAGATCGAGGGTCGCAGCGTCGACCTGACCCAGCGCGAGTTCGACCTGCTGGCCTTCCTGATGGAGCACCCCAAGGAGGTCTTCCGCCGCGAGGTGCTGCTCGAGCACGTCTGGGGCTACACCTTCGGGGACACCTCCACCGTGACGGTGCACGTGCGTCGGCTGCGCGAGAAGATCGAGCCCGACCCGTCCAACCCCACGTTCGTGCAGACCGTGTGGGGTGTGGGGTACAAGTTCGGACCATGA
- a CDS encoding fused MFS/spermidine synthase yields the protein MGRQRRRRAEQESTTAPPVGVATGVGVVRVADDPTRPRVSLLAIDQHVHGAVDTGDPTHLALGYLDRLGRLVEVLRPDTGGEPGTIVHLGGGAFALPRALLARARAAGRPADTQLVMERSRAVIRVAREQLGLRDQPDLVVRSGDARAGIERLGDRQALMVVGDAFVGLETPRQLATVEFLDHVRRVLVPDGVYVVNLVDQPPHPVVAAQAATARAVFDTVFVVADRGVANLRDPGNAFLVATDRDVALGELGHLLAVGAHPSAVVRPGRLTALADSARPRHDSD from the coding sequence GTGGGACGACAACGCCGCCGCCGGGCCGAGCAGGAGTCCACGACGGCACCGCCGGTCGGCGTGGCCACCGGCGTCGGCGTCGTTCGCGTCGCCGACGACCCCACCCGACCCCGGGTGTCGCTGCTGGCCATCGACCAGCACGTCCACGGGGCCGTCGACACCGGTGACCCGACGCATCTGGCGCTCGGCTACCTGGACCGCCTCGGTCGCCTCGTGGAGGTGTTGCGCCCCGACACCGGCGGCGAACCCGGCACGATCGTGCACCTGGGCGGTGGGGCGTTCGCGCTGCCACGTGCGCTGCTGGCCCGGGCGCGAGCGGCCGGTCGGCCCGCCGACACGCAGCTGGTCATGGAGCGGTCCAGGGCGGTGATCCGGGTGGCCCGCGAGCAGCTCGGCCTGCGCGACCAGCCGGATCTGGTGGTGCGCAGCGGCGATGCGCGAGCGGGCATCGAACGCCTCGGCGACCGGCAGGCGCTGATGGTGGTGGGCGACGCCTTCGTGGGCCTGGAGACCCCTCGGCAGCTGGCCACGGTCGAGTTCCTCGACCACGTCCGACGGGTGCTCGTGCCAGACGGCGTCTACGTGGTGAACCTCGTCGACCAGCCGCCCCACCCCGTCGTGGCCGCGCAGGCAGCCACCGCCCGAGCGGTCTTCGACACCGTCTTCGTCGTCGCCGACCGAGGGGTCGCCAACCTCAGGGACCCCGGCAACGCGTTCCTCGTCGCCACCGACCGCGACGTCGCGCTCGGCGAGCTGGGGCACCTCCTCGCGGTGGGCGCCCATCCCTCCGCGGTGGTCAGGCCCGGCCGCCTGACCGCGCTCGCGGACTCGGCGCGGCCGCGGCACGACTCCGACTGA
- the sigJ gene encoding RNA polymerase sigma factor SigJ: MTMDDDVTSTWAGERPRLLGLAYRLTGSRADAEDLVQEAFGRLAVADGVDQPAAWLTTVTTRLAIDHLRLARVQREVYVGPWLPEPVEEGFADPADDLELAESVSMALLRVMEAMTPVERAAFVLHDVFGYPHQEVADMLGRSHAAIRQAAARGRRRIKDQGPPFEPDRTRRQEVAERFLAAARGDDLDALMAVLSPDVVFRSDGGGVVHAARKELVGARRVSAFLLALAAGRPDGTAELTWVNASPALRVSAGGAVISVMALQVGPDGRIVEINAVLNPAKLGGVT, encoded by the coding sequence ATGACGATGGATGACGACGTGACGAGCACCTGGGCAGGGGAGCGCCCCCGGCTGCTGGGGTTGGCCTACCGGCTGACGGGCTCACGGGCAGACGCCGAGGACCTCGTGCAGGAGGCGTTCGGCAGGCTCGCGGTGGCCGATGGCGTGGACCAGCCCGCCGCATGGCTGACGACCGTCACCACCCGCCTGGCCATCGACCACCTGCGCCTGGCACGCGTCCAGCGCGAGGTCTACGTGGGCCCGTGGTTGCCCGAGCCGGTCGAGGAGGGGTTCGCCGACCCCGCGGACGACCTCGAGCTGGCCGAGTCGGTGTCGATGGCGCTGCTGCGCGTCATGGAGGCGATGACACCCGTCGAGCGCGCAGCGTTCGTCCTGCACGACGTGTTCGGGTATCCGCACCAGGAGGTCGCCGACATGCTCGGGCGCAGCCACGCGGCCATCCGGCAGGCGGCGGCGCGGGGCCGTCGGCGGATCAAGGACCAGGGGCCGCCGTTCGAACCGGACCGCACCCGGCGGCAGGAGGTCGCCGAACGGTTCCTCGCCGCAGCACGGGGCGACGACCTCGACGCGTTGATGGCGGTGCTCAGCCCCGACGTGGTGTTCCGCTCCGACGGTGGGGGTGTGGTCCATGCCGCGCGCAAGGAGCTGGTGGGGGCGCGTCGGGTCTCGGCGTTCCTCCTCGCCCTCGCTGCCGGGCGGCCCGACGGAACGGCCGAGCTGACCTGGGTCAACGCGTCCCCCGCCCTGCGCGTGTCGGCTGGCGGCGCGGTCATCTCGGTGATGGCCCTCCAGGTCGGGCCGGACGGTCGGATCGTGGAGATCAACGCGGTCCTGAACCCCGCGAAGCTCGGTGGCGTCACCTGA
- a CDS encoding sensor domain-containing diguanylate cyclase translates to MARSPLHRTASLLLRLVAIIYVGHFPTERIVEGMLEDRVNPLGEFVIEAALLGAITGSLIYLLVVRPLRRSLEAESNERARREAELAAETLRQRFESRVNRGTEMATTEAQTLDVLRSVLGTLEEEVPAALLLADSSESHLKTVLDDSSSSGSTARTCAVEEPRSCPVIRGGTVQQFPDAAAVDACPHLRTGGGGSATCIPVTATGRAVGVLHVPGPPGQLPSPTTVASLETTITAVGRRLDLLRVMERTELQAATDSLTGLINRRSVEGVAADLLRQQVPMAVALADLDHFKRLNDTHGHELGDRALRLYAATLRGSMREADIVSRYGGEEFLVLMPDTDLATAAAVLQRSRVRLAAALERAQMPTFSASYGLVHSGGNDDLVELIRLADRALYRAKERGRDRVVMVDPDAAATDPFTVVAPSPGDRHLDDEVNAADVLDSLRT, encoded by the coding sequence ATGGCACGTTCACCCCTCCATCGCACGGCCTCGCTGCTGCTGCGCCTCGTCGCGATCATCTACGTCGGCCACTTCCCGACCGAGCGGATCGTCGAGGGGATGCTCGAGGACCGCGTGAACCCGCTCGGCGAGTTCGTCATCGAGGCTGCGCTGCTGGGGGCCATCACGGGGTCGTTGATCTACCTGCTGGTCGTCCGCCCGCTGCGGCGAAGCCTCGAGGCCGAGAGCAACGAACGCGCTCGCCGCGAAGCGGAGCTCGCCGCGGAGACCCTACGGCAACGGTTCGAGTCACGGGTCAACCGCGGGACGGAGATGGCGACGACCGAGGCACAGACGCTGGACGTGCTCCGCAGCGTGCTGGGCACCCTGGAGGAGGAGGTGCCGGCAGCGCTGCTGCTGGCCGACTCCAGCGAGAGCCACCTGAAGACCGTGCTCGACGACTCGTCCTCTTCGGGATCCACCGCCCGCACCTGCGCGGTGGAGGAACCACGCAGCTGCCCGGTCATCCGTGGCGGCACGGTGCAGCAGTTCCCCGATGCCGCAGCCGTCGATGCCTGTCCACACCTGCGGACAGGCGGGGGCGGTTCGGCGACGTGCATTCCCGTGACCGCAACCGGTCGAGCCGTCGGTGTGCTGCACGTGCCGGGCCCCCCGGGCCAGCTGCCGTCGCCGACGACTGTCGCGTCGCTGGAGACCACCATCACCGCGGTCGGCCGCCGGCTGGACCTGCTGCGGGTGATGGAGCGCACCGAGCTGCAGGCCGCCACCGACTCGCTCACCGGCCTCATCAACCGACGCTCGGTGGAGGGGGTGGCCGCGGACCTCCTGCGCCAGCAGGTGCCGATGGCCGTGGCGCTCGCCGACCTCGACCACTTCAAGCGTCTGAACGACACCCACGGCCACGAGCTGGGCGACCGCGCGCTGCGCCTCTACGCCGCCACCCTCCGTGGATCGATGCGCGAGGCCGACATCGTGTCGCGGTACGGCGGCGAGGAGTTCCTCGTCCTCATGCCCGACACCGACCTGGCGACCGCGGCGGCGGTGCTCCAGCGGAGCCGTGTCCGCCTCGCCGCAGCCCTCGAACGTGCGCAGATGCCGACGTTCTCCGCCTCCTACGGCCTCGTCCACAGCGGTGGCAACGACGACCTGGTCGAGCTGATCCGGCTGGCCGACCGAGCCCTGTACCGAGCCAAGGAACGCGGCCGGGACCGGGTCGTCATGGTGGATCCGGACGCTGCCGCAACGGATCCCTTCACCGTCGTGGCCCCCTCCCCGGGCGATCGCCACCTCGACGACGAAGTCAACGCCGCCGATGTGCTGGACAGCCTCCGCACCTGA